The region gtgatgtatatgtgtatatgcattatattgtgatagatgcatgatttttattagaaaattcttgcgatatattggagcatgtgatatggtatatatgcatgtctatttcgtaatcttgatatatatttgttggttcaaatgcttatagttgcataatacctatgctagagataagcagtagttgcgtataccctgaggataggggacccaaaggtgaacccttttctaaaaccgggagtagatgttcccgaatatatgatatatatatatatttatatatatatatatatatattgatatagttttcaaaactattaatcgaataaggtttattcgataagtttatattatttaatgaatattatttgaatattcattcgaggacttatgactcagtttatattatttaatgaatattacttgaatattcattcgaggacttatgactcagtttatattatttaatgaatattacttgaatattcattcgaggacttatgactcagtttatattatttaatgaatattacttgaatattcattcgaggacttatgactcaatttatattatttaatgaatattacttgaatattcattcgaggacttatgactcagtttatattatttaatgaatattttttgaatattcatttgaggacctatgactccgattatttactgaataattttctttattttattaaagaataatgtgtcgataattaaacttactttaagatcttccttttaaagaggattcaaatactcgctcaaaaccggagggatccggctctgtggtgtattttatattcgcaacaaggttgctgttttggtaaatgaattgaatacttacccaacgttcgggaagtaagtccatctatcgagtcggcataagcaacatgggctcagtgggcgtccatgaaagtgtaagtggctcagtgggagtccatcaaatgcgtaagtggctgagtggcagtccagcataaggtcctattgcgaccagggtgatgaccagtggggaattcgtccatctactagtagaaaaggttacttattggtatcttttcctgatcagcaagatatcgggtttatgccacaattcttttcctttccaaaaattcattggatgttacaaactctgttcatactttacatgacagaggttttcaggaaatgtataaagagatatatatgtggatatatatatcgggacttaatgaagtatatcataacttaatttcattcaataatacttcaaagatttaatctatgcaagttttgtcttgtagcttaatctatgggatgaactatttatacattgaacggtggtagttcaagtagtattcggaaaagatataagtatattggagtatcttgtaacttcatcttttaaacttatatctagttaatgattgtcttatgaatgacaaaggtttcaggaaaacgttgagacaaggtcagatatattagatcaccttgcaacgatatttttatacagttataaactggaactctgtgtatattatacatgtcagaggatttcaaagattgtgaaaagtatatatgtatatatatactgaatattttgcgacttggtcgcgttaagatatcagcttggttcatttcttcttgaccaagactttcatgagtactatgagaatgctcatatatggttaatcattatacatattattttggtgggcttgttgctcacccttgctttctttattcatcacacaacaacagatagaaaagatgaacaggaccaagctcccgattcgcaagcggttaggaaatgttccgcagtttcctgtaggcgttgatgccgttatagccgaggtaggatctaccaataggctaggcttttaacttctGATGTatcagatttatgtatatttatgaattgtaataatggcaaagaaatgtaaatttattcagaaacccttttgaggtgtaatggcttataattgtggaataaaatgacttgtgttatttttggtattcatctctgagactataacttgtggtgtgtgtgtatattgtggggtcacagtacgtagtagttcgttgtttattaagattaagtgttattaagggaaatagaactcgtgacaacccggatccccgaccccagatttgggggtgttacagtctcAGTTTTACAGCATCTCCCGAAACACCGttaaacttgaaggtgtcgcagatctcgatgaaatctctaatgtgcatattgggatcttccgttgaagCTCTTCCAAAGTGGACTAAATTCTGTACCATTTGAAGCGTGCtaggcttgatttcaaaggtattagctgcaatagctggtctgacaatgctagactgaatgtcattgattttCGATTGAGAATAATCCTTCAATGCTTTCGTTTCTGCTGCTGGTTCTCCTATTGTAATGATCATTTCCTTTTCTACTTCTTTTAGTGTGTCCTTATGAGATTGAGAACGTGTTCGCATACACTTTCACTTGAATACCTAAAACACATAAACAAAGTTAACTTTGTAAGAAGAATAATccaagtcaatgaactttaacgaccactgatgacaagcacataaactaaatttaacaccgATCCCTGGCAGCAATGCCAAAAACTTATTTGCATAAATTCACACAagcgtacgcgatcacaagtagtataagattaaattaagttcgttcccacataaaTTGGTTTAATTCAGAATGTGATTATTATTCACTACTAAGACAAGTATCAAATTGAGTTTGATTATCTAAAATTAATTATGATAGAATGACTTAACTAAGACATTAAAAATCAAGTTACTTATATGAATTAAAAtcttcattaaatacttcgttcaaagtttatgtctttaaTCATAGTATGTGAAGGTTATGATAACTAAGCAGACAAGATGAAATTAGTACACGCTATCTTTCACTATACGTGTACCCTACTACTCAGCATCCACAAATAAGATAGAACTGggcagacaccaattatgtttagaccctatatatctataagatttgaaaacataacggtttaagagcAAATTATCTATTGAGATCACATAGGGCagcgtaagatggttaaaattacactacgaatcatgcatgttAAAAAATCCATAAACCTATGCTtgcatggaaagttctaaacccctatatctACTTTCAcatttaatagagattaacaaacaactttgatgttagctacgcatccaagaagattaagcacaaccatactaggataTCACTAATTCATCACACACTGAAAACTTTAGGTAATCAACTACTAAACTCCAGTTCGATTACTAGGAatcccatgataatgattagttcataatcgaacggctcgtcatcatgggttccaatgaaaatatgatagtaaaaaggttctgaatactACAAGAGAATATTAAAGTATTAAGGTTTAGAAAATAAATCggaaacaagcatccaaagtatcgcCTAATTAGAAGAATACAAAATAATGATATAGAACTAAATATTCTTCTTCTTAGCCGTCTTGTGTGCTTTTTAGTTTTCAGAGTTCTCCCCTTATTTCTTCTTGTATAATTCGTCTCCTCTTCTTTATTTATATGCTCCAGGTTGACTTGGTCGCTCAGAATATCCAAAACGTACTAAAATAGGATTCTATCAGCTCGACCTAGCGCGGTCACGCCTGTATGGAACACGGGTGCGCTCTACTTCTGGATAATTGGGTGCGGGCACGCCTAAGTcaagcgcgggcgcgcttggcttATGGAAAATTTCTGCAGATTTCTTGTTTCTCGTTCTGATCTTCTCGAAAGCTCGCACTTCAATTCCCGATCGCTTATCAACATAAAAGCATATAGAATTCCCCTCTGGCATCCAACTAAAGCCCTGCACATAACACAAAATGCATTAAAAACACCACATACTTGAGGTCAAATCAtcaacttaagccgatatgaagcgttCTAAATGGATATTAAATCCACTTATCCGTTCGTTGCGAACGACCCTgaatatacttttgaaaaatttggCGAGGAAACTGTTGCTGAAATGACAGAGTTCAAGAAGGAATATGCTACTGAGATCAGATAAAGGAGAGTTGAACTCGGCCTTGAGAAAGAAGAAGGCGCGCCTTCTGATGAAACTACTAAGGACACGCCTGAAACTGACCCAACAGTTCCTCTTTAATCAATCCCACCAACTAATGACACTCAGGGCGCGCCCTGAGCTTCTTTTTAAATCTGTTTGAACTTGATTCCTTAATACTTTAAGGTGTCAGCCCCTTTTTAATACTGtgcaatttgtaagactaattatttttatgttagtTTTGTGGAGCTTGATTCCTTTCGTTTTGAATTTGCAACTGTCTTAATTTTCAAGTCATATATGTGTAATGCTTCTCCCTTTATTAGGGTGCATCTTAATATTTCATGTCACAGTTAGCGCAATTCTTCTAAGTAATGTTTTTATCAATTACTCGTTCATAAAACCTTTTAGTGGAAATTTTTTAAGGTAAATTTGTCAAGGCACCTATACCAGTTGGGCGCTCCTTGGCATTTGTAATCTTGGATTGTAAGTAAATTTGTAATTTCATAATCAATTTTTAAAGCATTCCTTTAATAGGGTGCATTTTTGAAAGCATCAGCTTATATCCAAGTTTTCCAAACATCATAGTTTGTTTTTTCTGAGTCATTCCTTTTTTACTTTTCATGAAAATCAAACTTTTTACAAGTTAGGCATTAACTAGGCGTTCACTGTTACAGGGCGCGCCTGAAGTTCTTTATATATGAACCCACTTTATGGATCTGCTTGAATAATTTTCATAAGTTAATTCAGTTCAAGGCGCTTCCTCCAATAGGGCGCGCCTATATTTTGTGTAGATTAATACTTTTAGGTCATTATAGAGGACGCGTCCTTTTTTTTCAAAATGGTATTATAGAACACAATATAATGGGTGCGCCTTCCTGTAAAACTCATAACTGAAGCAACTTTTTCTTTTATTGATAATGCGCTCTAGTATGAAAATTACACCAGTCCCATGACTACTATGCTTGATGGGGAaattatttgaaattttttaatcaTTCCGCTAGTTCCAAGGTTCGTAGTCATATATACTACCCCTAGGCTATGAGGAATTGATTTGCTACTAGTCTATTATATACAATCGATCATAACATTGAGGGGGCTAAGGCTGCACCCTACTGGTAATATTTTCACAAGTGCTCTACATTCCAAGCTCGAGGGATGAGCTTACCATCCAGATCCTCAAAGCCATAAGTTCCTTTCCAAAGTATGGCTTTGACCCTGcatggtccttcccaattagctccaagcacTCCATGCCGAGCTATTTTGGTGTTTGGTATGACTTTTAGCAAAACAAGATCTCCTACTTTGTAAGGCACATACTTTACCTTCTTGTTGAAATACCTTGCAATTCTCTGTTGATACGCTGCAAGTTTTAACTGAGAATTCATTCTGGCTTCGTCCAGCAAGTCCAAATGTAGCCTTTGATTGACCTCTGCATCTTCCTAACAAACAAATCCCTTTGTAACGATCCGGCACCCATTCCACATGAATCATAGCCTTATACCCGTAGGTTAGCATAAAAGGGGACTCATCCGTGGTTGACCTTGGAGTTGTGTTATAAGACCAAAAAACCATTGGTAGCTGCTTTTGCTAATCTCCTTTCTTTTCTTCCAACTTGGTATTTAAGGTGTGCTTGATGATCTTGTTTATGGCCTCAGTCTGTCCATTACTTTCTGGATGATAGACTACAACAAAATCCTTCTTGATGTTCAAGTCTTCGCAAAGCTTTCTCAATTCTTTGCTGTCAAATTGCTTTCCATTGTCAGATATGAGTTTATACGGAATACCAAATCTGCAGACTATGGAATTGAAGATAAAATCTTTGATCTTCTTAGCTGTGATTGTGGCCAATGACATAGCTTCTGCccactttataaaataattgacatCCACTACAGCATACTTCACACCCCCTTGCCTTGGGAAGTTCCCCAATAAGGTCAATTCCCCACATAGTGAAAGGCCAAGGACTTTCCAACAAAGTTATGGATGTTGCTGGAGGATTAGAGTAATTAGCAAATCATTGGCAATGATCACACACCCTAACAAACTTGAAAGCATCTTCTTTCATGGTTGGCCAATAATATCCCTGCCTAAGGACTTTTAATGCCAACGAACCACCCCCCGAGTGGTTGCCGCAGTTACCTTCATGTACCTCTCCAAGAATATAATTTCCTTCTTTCAGATCTACACATCGTAAAAGTGGCTAATTAAATCCTCTCTTATATAACACCCCATCATACTCAACGTATTTCACAGCCTGGTAACGAAGGCGTCGAGCCTGTAGCTTGTCTTCTGGAAAAATCCCACGCGGATATAGTTGTGAATAGGGGTTATCCAAGTCTCTTGCGGGACCTCTTGCATATGAAACACACTTATTTCTGGAATACCTGGAATTTCCTGAATTCCCAAGGGAATTTGTCCTAGCAACACGCTGTCCATCCGTGAGCCCATTTTTGCCAAGGCGTCCGCATTGCCATTTTATTCTCTTGGAACGCCTTCTAGCTTGGCGCTTCTAAATCTTTGGAGTAAACGCTGCACACATTTGATGTATAACTCAGTTCGAGGGCCTCGGGCCTAGAACCCTTCATTAACTTGATTTACCACCAACATCGAGTCACTCCGAGCTATCCAATTTATAACTCCCATATCCAAGGCTATCTTCAGACCATTGATCAAGGCTTCATGCTCAGCGTCATTGTTGGTGACATAAAACTTGAAGTGAATGGCACTCATCAAGTGATGCCCTTCTGGGGTAACTAAAACAATCCCGACCCCTGCTTCGTTATTATTCAGAGCCCCGTCGACATGTAGAATCCACCAAGGGTGTGGGAGCTCTTCTCTTACTTTGTCAGGGGCATTTCCCTGTGAGGAAGGTTCTACCAACACTATAGCCTTCTCATCTACCTCGGAATCGAACTCAAGAATGAAATCAACCAACGCCTTCCCCCTAATCACTGTGTGAGGGAAATCTTCTAGATCGAATTGTCCCAACTCTACTGCCCACTTCAACATTCTCCCTCATGACTCTGGCTCATGTAACATGTGCCTCAAAGGATAAGCGGTGCAGACCTCTATCCGATAAACTTGGAAGTATGGCCTCAGCTTTCGTGCTGCAAGGATAAGGGCATACACTAACTTTCCCATTCTGGTGTATCTAGTTTCTGCATCTAACAATCTCTTACTCACATAATACACCGGTGATTGGCGGCCCTCTTCTTCTCTCACCAATGCTGCACTGATGGAATATTCTGAGCCTGCGTAGTAGAGAATCAATGTTTCCCCATCTTCTGGCTTCTCCAGCATAGGAGGATTCCCCAACTGCTCTTTGATCTTCTGAAAAGCCTCCTCACAGTCCGAGGTCCATACAAAATCCTTTCCCATGCCTTTAATTGCCTTAAATAATTCCTCGCATCTATTTGAAGATTTTGAAACAAATCGATTCAATGTTGTAATTCTTCCCGTTAAACTTTGTACTTGCTTAACACTTGTAGGAGATTTCATATCCAGCAGGGCTTTGATTTTCACGGGATTCACCTCGATTCCTCGATGGTTTACCATGAACCCTAAGAATTTCCATGACTCCACACCAAATACACATTTCTGAGGATTCAGCTTCATCCTATATTTTCTCAGAATGTGGaacatttcagccaaatctatTATATGATCCTCCGCTCTCTTAGACTTCACAAGCATATCGTCCACATACACTTCCATTTTCATCCCGATCTGCCTCTTAAACATCTTGTTTACCAGCCTTTGATAAGTTGCCCCGATATTGATTAAGCCAAATGGCATCCCGATGTAGCAATAGAGACCTCTGTCAGTGATGAAAGAAGTGTGCTCTTGGTCAGGTTCATACATGGGAATTTGATTATAGCCAGAGTATACATCCATGAAACTAAGCAAAGCATGTCCAGCTGTAGCatcaaccaactgatcaattcttggCAAAGGGAAGATATCCTTTGGGCAAGCCTTATTTAGATCTGTGAAGTCCACACAagtcctccacttcccattgaGTTTTTTTACTAACACCAGATTTTCCAACCATTTCGGATAAAAAGATTCTCTGATTAACCCGACGTCCAAGAGTCTATTCACTTCCTCGGCCAAGGCTACAACCCTTTGTCCATTTACAACCCTGCGCTTTTGTCGAATCCCTTTATATTTGGGATCGATATTCAATCGATGGCACATGACTTTCGGATCGATTCCAACAATATATGAGTGGCGCCAAGCAAAAACATTAAGATTTGCCAAGAGAAATTTTGAAAGCCCTTCCTTCAGGCTCAAAGTTAGCTGAGATCCAATCCTCAAAACTTTGCTCGGGTCTTCCTCATCGATTCAAATTTTAATCGTATCCTCAGCTGGCCTCATTTTCTCTGTGGGCATTGGTATTCATGGATCCAAGTCGAGCTGATTATTATCCACATTACTTTGTTTAGAAGGCGCATGAGGAGCATCAACTTCTTTTCTGAATGAAGGTGCACCTTGCATAACAGGGGCATCAACTTCTTCTGAATTCTGATTATGAGAAGGCGCGCCCTAAGACACAGGGGTATCAACTTCTTTTAAGATTTTTGGTGATAAGGGCGCGCCCTTAGGAACAGGGGAATCTACCTTACACACAGTTTGTTCAAGGCTTTATTGAACATCACTTCTCCCCTCGAGCCACTTCCCATTAAAATTTCCTTAGATCATATCATTTAATAGCCTCTCCATCCCAACATCAACTAGTTTTTTAGTTTCCTTAACTTTAGCTTTGGCTATTTGTGTTTGGACATATGATTTTagcaacctagcctctatctcccccttagtcttggtagcacGCAAGATGAGAGGTGTATGAAGTTCAGGCCTTACAGCTTCAGGAAGTGCATACAAAGGAATATTTAGAGCACCCATGATAGCTTCCAATGATACTgagttttgcatttgaagatgcttatagGAGTCTACCAAAGTCTTGATGTCAGCCTATTGACTTCGTACCAGAGCTGTGAGTTGAGAGACTTGTGCTGTAAGTGAATCATTTGAGGCTTGTATATTggagacttgttgttgaagagattGGATGTGGAGATTTATCGATGTGGAGATTGGTTGTTGTTAGCTTGTTGATCCAGGAGCACCAAATGTAGCTCGAATGGACTCCTTAATTCCCTCCATCAATAAAGCTGAAGGTTCATACCTAGCTTGATGcagttgatccagtttgacccttGTGTCATTGTTACTTGTGATGTGATTCTGGACAACTTCATACAAAGCCAGAAAGGATTGCTTTAGATTTTTTATGCTCTGCTCCATACTGGTGACATCAAATATTTCCATTTGGTCAACAAATTTTTTGAATTTGTTCTTTATTTCCACCTAAGTTGGCACAAAGTCATTTAGTTTGTCTTAAACCAAACTTCTTATTCTGTCTTGATGACTATTCAGAGTCTGTTGTAGTGCTTTACCAATGAGGTGAAAAGCTTTGAGCCGTGCCTTTTAGACTTCTATAATAGCATCATAAACTTCTTGTGGGCTGAGAGTTTTGGCATTTCTTCCTAGAAGAGTTATGTACTCTTCTCTAAACCTAGCCAAAACCTCATCCATCTGTAAACCGAAATCTTTGTGTAGCAAAAcatctacatttccatcttgCTCAGCTTTATTGACGATATTCTGATGTTGTTCTTTAACATATATTTTGTAGGAAAGCAAGATAGCCTGATAATCCTGATCGGACATATCAGTTATGAGTAATTGTTGGGTAATATTGGCAAGGCTAGAGAGTTGTTCCACTAGAAGATCATTCATGGTGAAAGGATGAGTTTGAGCATCCTGCAACCGCTATGAGATGAGGTGTGAGGGTTGTTGTGTAGGGTTGGAGGTAGATGGTATATCTGTTTGGGTTGAGGTGGAGGGTTGAGATATGGTAGGTAACTCTGTGATTGGAATCACAGTTAAACTCACAATAgaaactgtggttgtgacagtaGGTTGTTCACCAAgaatgggaacctccatttgaattggagaggatttgaccaggttactgtccTGTACCATGGcttcaaacccttgttcttcCTGCAAAGAGTTGGCAACTGATAGTGTTGTACTTGTCTCCCCAATAGTTGGATCATTGacaattggactcctagcttcaattgacaGAGCAATCTCaaccagggttttgaggggagttgtccctacatgaggaacctccagttgaattgtagaggatttagatagctcccctcaggagtactaccctcaaacctttcaatctATAAAGaatgatttgcacatgaaggtgcatttgtgacaaCCACAGGGTCctcagtaaaaattgatgaaacccctgtgtttttgttggtgtcatcaaggccTACCCCAAAGTGTAGCCTCTTCCCAACAGAATGTGGTGCCTGAGTGGTGAGCACAGTTTTATGAACCATGTCACCTGATGTTGACAACACTTGTAAAGTGGATACAAGTGTTTCATTATAtgtagaagaaatttgagagattagattagtgatttgagatttcagtgttggcagctccccctgaatagatgagggagcttcaaaagatgtgctcttaGAGTGTGTGttatccttatttcttctttcatacacttgaatgtTTTCAAGGtgtggtgcagactctttacaagatgcactagggagagtgctttgttcaatagagacactttgttgagaggatgcctctagagtctgtttaaacCCTCCttttcaactacatccttttggaaGGATGCTGAGGTAGCTACTTGAGTGGTCGACTCAGATTTCTTTACCTTTTTTGGTTTCTTGAGCAGGTTAGACTCTATTTGtatttggtcctcaccactctcatttataacTGTCAagggtgcctgctttctcttctttttacttacttcacccttttgagaggatgaagtggtgggtttcct is a window of Apium graveolens cultivar Ventura chromosome 11, ASM990537v1, whole genome shotgun sequence DNA encoding:
- the LOC141696292 gene encoding uncharacterized protein LOC141696292, whose product is MGSRMDSVLLGQIPLGIQEIPDLKEGNYILGEVHEGNCGNHSGGGSLALKVLRQGYYWPTMKEDAFKQGGVKYAVVDVNYFIKWAEAMSLATITAKKIKDFIFNSIVCRFGIPYKLISDNGKQFDSKELRKLCEDLNIKKDFVVVYHPESNGQTEAINKIIKHTLNTKLEEKKGD